The nucleotide window TTCACGACATGACGCCCGGAACAGAAGAGCAACTCCAAAAGGAAATGACCACCGGATATGTAGGTTTCGACCCGACAGCCGATTCGCTTCACATCGGAAATCTCATCCCCATTACGCTGCTCACCCATTTTCAGCGCTGCGGACACAAACCCATGGTACTTGTGGGCGGCGCTACCGGGCGGGTGGGCGACCCTTCGGGCAAAACCGAAGAACGTCAACTGCTTTCTGTTGAGCAAATAGAGCATAACCTGCTCTCCCAGCAAAAGCAGTTGGAGCGGTTCCTGAATTTTACCGAAGGCAACAACCGCGCAGAAGTAGTGAACAACTACGACTGGTTTCGAGACCTTGGTTTTCTGGACTTTATAAGGGATGTAGGCAAGCACATTACCATCAACTACATGATGGCCAAAGATTCGGTGAAAAACAGGCTCGAAACGGGCATGTCGTTTACGGAGTTCAGCTACCAGCTCATTCAGGGCTACGATTTTTACCACCTGAAGCAACACCGCGGCGTAAAGCTTCAAATGGGCGGCTCTGACCAATGGGGAAACATCACAACAGGCACAGAATTGATTCGAAGGATGGGCGCCGGTGAGGCTTTCGCGCTGACCGCTCCGCTGGTGAAAAAAGCAGATGGGTCGAAGTTTGGAAAAAGTGAAGGCGGCAACGTGTGGCTCGACAGGGAGAAAACCTCGCCCTACAAGTTTTACCAGTTTTGGCTCAACAGCAGCGACGACGACGTGAGCAACTACATCCGCCTGTTTTCACTAAAAAGTCGCGAAGAAATTGAAAGTCTGGAGAAAACCCATGCTGAAGCGCCACACCTCAGAACCCTTCAAAAGGCATTGGCCGAGGAAATGACCACGCGTGTTCACTCGGCGGAAGATCTTGCCGCGGCGCAGGAGGCCTCGGAAATTCTGTTCGGAAAGGCTACGTCGGATGCTTTATTGCGTCTGAGCGAATCTGATTTCCTGTCAGTTTTTGACGGCGTGCCTCAACAAACGGTTGAGCGCAGTGTAATGGAAAACGGAGTTGAAATCGTTGAATTGCTCTCCGACCATAGTGGTTTTCTCGCTTCGCGCGGAGAAGCGCGCAGGGCATTGAAGGAAAACTCCATCAGTGTGAACAAGGAAAAAGTTGTAGAAGGCGCCATCATCGGCACAGAAAATCTCATCAACAACAAATACGTGCTGCTGCAGCGCGGAAAACGCAATTACTTTCTGGTAGTAATGGTCTAGCCGATATGGGCTGGAGCTTCGCTAAACCCTAATCGAGCAGCTCCATCACTGCGTCGAGATTGGGGGTAAGGACAACCTCAATACGACGGTTACGCGCTTTGTCGTCGGGATCAATCGGGATGTACTCACTGCGACCGGCAGCAATCAAGCGCTCCGGTTGAATACTGGAATTCTC belongs to Cryomorphaceae bacterium and includes:
- a CDS encoding tyrosine--tRNA ligase, with the translated sequence MKNFVEELRWRGLIHDMTPGTEEQLQKEMTTGYVGFDPTADSLHIGNLIPITLLTHFQRCGHKPMVLVGGATGRVGDPSGKTEERQLLSVEQIEHNLLSQQKQLERFLNFTEGNNRAEVVNNYDWFRDLGFLDFIRDVGKHITINYMMAKDSVKNRLETGMSFTEFSYQLIQGYDFYHLKQHRGVKLQMGGSDQWGNITTGTELIRRMGAGEAFALTAPLVKKADGSKFGKSEGGNVWLDREKTSPYKFYQFWLNSSDDDVSNYIRLFSLKSREEIESLEKTHAEAPHLRTLQKALAEEMTTRVHSAEDLAAAQEASEILFGKATSDALLRLSESDFLSVFDGVPQQTVERSVMENGVEIVELLSDHSGFLASRGEARRALKENSISVNKEKVVEGAIIGTENLINNKYVLLQRGKRNYFLVVMV